ACATCACGCCGGTCATCTATCTGTACCTGGAGCGGTTCCAGGAGCGGGTGCTCGACCGCGTGGCGTTCTTCCGCGCCGGGCACGGGCGTCCTGTCCCCGTCGCCGCAGGAGTCGGGACGGAGGTGATCGAATGAGCCGGTCTAGTCGGCAGTCCGCCGCCAGGCTGTCCACCGCCTCAGGTCGCGTGGTCGGCTTCGCCGGGGCGCTTGGCGGGGCGCTCGCCGGCGTGCTCGCCGTCGGCGCGCTTCTCACCGGCTGCGCCGCAGGCCCCGAGTACAAGCGGCCGCCCGTCATCGTCCCGGAGCAGATCCGCGGGCTGGCCCTCCCCACCGACGCCGGCGCGGCGGAGCCTGGGGCTGTCCCGTCGGAGGTCGCCTCCCTCGCCGACGAGGCGTGGTGGCAAATCTTCCAGGACCCGGCCCTGAAAGCCCTGATCGACGAAGCGCTCCGGAACGGCTTCGATGTCCGCCTCGCCGCCGCGCGCGTCGAAGAGGCGCGGGCGAATGCCGGCATCGCACGATCTGAATTCCTTCCAGCGATCCAGGCCGACGGCGGCTGGTCGCGCAGCCGTCGGTCCGGATCCGTCTCCCCGGTCACCCAGACGATCAATCTCTACGACGTCAATCTCGGCCTGTCCTGGGAGATCGACCTCTGGGGCCGCTTGCGGCGGCTGAACGAGGCGGCCCTCGCGCGCTACCTGGCGACCGAAGACGCCCGCCGCGGTGTCCTGCTGTCGCTCGCCTCCGAGGTGGCCACGAGCTACTTCCGTCTGCGTGAGCTCGACTTCCAGCTTGAGATCGCCCGGCGGACCGCGACGGCGTTCAAGGAGACTCATGCCCTGTTCAGCCGGCGGCTCGAGGCGGGAACCGCCTCGGCCCTGGAGACCTCGAGCGCCGAGGCCTCGTTGGCAACGACGAGCGCGAGCATCCCCGACCTGGAGCGCCAGATCGTCGCGGAAGAGAATTTCCTCGGCCTCCTGCTCGGGAGAAACCCGGGGGACATTCCCCGCGGCGCCGCCCTCAACGACCAGCCGCTGCCGGAGCAGGTCCCGGCGGGGCTGCCGTCGGACCTCCTGAAGCGCCGCCCCGACATCCGCCAGTCGGAGCAGCAGCTCGTCGCCGCCAATGCCGACGTCGGCGTGACCGTCGCCGACTTCTTCCCGACAATCAGCCTGACCGGCGCCTTCGGAGGCGTGGCCCCCCAGGTGTCCGACCTCTTCGGAGAGGGGAGGACCTGGTCGGTGGGCGGCGGCCTGCTCAGCCCGCTCTTCCAGGGGCGCCGCCTCAAGAACCAGCACCGCGCCGCCGTCGCCCGATGGGAACAGGCGAAGGTGGAGTACGAGCGGAGCGTGACGAATGCCTTCGTCGAGGTCTCCAGCGCCCTCGTCGCGTATCAGAAGCTCGCCGACACCGAGACCGAGCAGGCCCGCGCCGTCGCCGCCTACCGCGAGGCGGTCCGCCTGTCGAACTCGCGCTACCTTGCCGGTCTTTCCGACTATCTCGAGGTCCTGCAGGCGCAGCAGCAACTCTTCCCCGCCGAGAACTCCCTCGCACGCACCCGCTTCGACCGGCTCGCGACGCTGGTCGAGCTGTACAAGTCCCTGGGCGGCGGCTGGCAGCTCGACGACAAGGATTGGGCGCACACCGAAACCCGCGCCGCCTCGACCCGGTAGACCCGCATGTCCGTGTGAAGAGTCGGCGCGCCCACCCGGGTGGCCTATCGCTGCCCAGGGGGAAAACGTCCGGGCTGGCGACGTAGCGCATCCCTTGGAAAACGTCCGGGCCGATGTGGAAGCGCGGGGCTTGGAAAACGCCCGGAGCCGCGGGGAGGCGCGGGGCGTGGAAAACGTCCGGGCCAGCGACCGTCCTGGACGCGCCGACGTTTGCAGGCCGGAAGCGCGGGCAGGCGACGCGACCATCGCGAAGATGAGCAACGCAGCGCACGTGGCGAGTCGGACAGGTGCCCTCATGTTCGAGCGTTTCCGGGGGCGGAAGAAACTCGCGACGAGTCAGATTGTCGGGGGCGGTTCCAGCAGTGCGATCGGCAATTGGTAGAGGCCGAATCCGTACGG
The genomic region above belongs to Candidatus Polarisedimenticolia bacterium and contains:
- a CDS encoding efflux transporter outer membrane subunit is translated as MSRSSRQSAARLSTASGRVVGFAGALGGALAGVLAVGALLTGCAAGPEYKRPPVIVPEQIRGLALPTDAGAAEPGAVPSEVASLADEAWWQIFQDPALKALIDEALRNGFDVRLAAARVEEARANAGIARSEFLPAIQADGGWSRSRRSGSVSPVTQTINLYDVNLGLSWEIDLWGRLRRLNEAALARYLATEDARRGVLLSLASEVATSYFRLRELDFQLEIARRTATAFKETHALFSRRLEAGTASALETSSAEASLATTSASIPDLERQIVAEENFLGLLLGRNPGDIPRGAALNDQPLPEQVPAGLPSDLLKRRPDIRQSEQQLVAANADVGVTVADFFPTISLTGAFGGVAPQVSDLFGEGRTWSVGGGLLSPLFQGRRLKNQHRAAVARWEQAKVEYERSVTNAFVEVSSALVAYQKLADTETEQARAVAAYREAVRLSNSRYLAGLSDYLEVLQAQQQLFPAENSLARTRFDRLATLVELYKSLGGGWQLDDKDWAHTETRAASTR